Proteins encoded by one window of Streptococcus sanguinis:
- the pyrR gene encoding bifunctional pyr operon transcriptional regulator/uracil phosphoribosyltransferase PyrR encodes MKTKEVVDDITMNRAITRITYEIIERNKDLNKVVLAGIKTRGVHLAHRIQKRLAQLENIDIPVAEVDTKPFRDDIKVEEDTTVIPVDITDRQVILIDDVLYTGRTIRAAIDNLVSHGRPSRVGLAVLVDRGHRELPIRADYVGKNIPTSQTEEIIVEMTETDGQDRVLIMGE; translated from the coding sequence ATGAAAACAAAAGAAGTTGTCGATGACATCACCATGAATCGCGCGATTACGCGGATTACCTATGAAATCATCGAGCGCAACAAGGACTTAAATAAAGTGGTCTTGGCTGGGATTAAGACCCGTGGGGTTCACTTGGCTCACCGGATTCAGAAGCGGTTGGCTCAGTTGGAGAATATCGATATTCCAGTCGCTGAAGTAGACACTAAGCCTTTTCGTGATGATATCAAGGTTGAAGAAGATACGACAGTGATTCCAGTGGATATTACCGACCGTCAAGTAATTCTGATCGACGATGTCCTCTACACAGGAAGAACTATTCGAGCGGCTATTGATAATCTGGTCAGTCATGGGCGGCCTTCTCGCGTTGGTCTGGCTGTCTTGGTAGACCGTGGTCACCGCGAGCTGCCGATACGGGCAGACTATGTCGGCAAGAATATTCCGACTAGCCAAACTGAGGAGATTATTGTTGAGATGACCGAGACAGACGGTCAAGATCGAGTTTTGATTATGGGAGAGTAA
- a CDS encoding uracil-xanthine permease family protein, which produces MSQDVKYDVHDMPKPGLLLGLSFQHLFAMFGATVLVPILVGIDPAVALFSSGLGTLAHLTVTKYKIPAYMGSSFAYIAAMQMLMKTDGIGAVAQGAITGGLVYFIVALIVKFAGNAWIDKVLPPVVVGPIIMVIGLSLAGTAVSDVMNKTLTNGEKVYDLTYFIIGMVTLLAVILFNIYGKKIVGIIPVLLGLIVGYIFSLILGIVTGQEIVSFAKVGEASWFHLPPMSLPFLDYDVKFYPSAILTMAPIAFVTMTEHFGHVMVLNSLTGKDFFKDPGLDKTLTGDGLAQIIAGFFGAPPVTSYGENIGVMALNKIYSVYVIAGAAVLAIVMSFVGKVSALLQSIPSPVLGGISIALFGVIASSGLKILIEAQTNFDNKKNLLIASVILVSGIGGLTLQLSGLQISGVALSTILGIVLYLVLPEPKDSAR; this is translated from the coding sequence ATGAGTCAAGATGTTAAGTATGATGTGCATGATATGCCAAAGCCAGGTTTGCTTTTAGGACTATCCTTTCAGCACTTGTTCGCCATGTTTGGGGCGACAGTCTTGGTACCGATTCTGGTGGGAATTGACCCAGCGGTAGCCCTCTTTTCCAGCGGTCTGGGAACACTTGCCCATCTGACTGTTACCAAGTACAAAATTCCAGCCTACATGGGATCCAGCTTTGCTTATATCGCAGCCATGCAGATGCTGATGAAGACAGATGGTATCGGAGCGGTTGCTCAGGGAGCCATCACTGGTGGATTGGTTTATTTCATCGTAGCCCTGATTGTCAAGTTTGCTGGTAATGCTTGGATTGACAAGGTGCTGCCGCCAGTAGTGGTAGGGCCTATCATCATGGTTATCGGTCTGAGCTTAGCTGGAACGGCTGTTAGCGATGTCATGAATAAGACTTTGACTAATGGTGAAAAGGTGTATGATTTGACCTACTTCATTATCGGTATGGTAACGCTCTTAGCAGTCATCCTCTTTAATATCTATGGTAAGAAAATTGTGGGAATCATCCCAGTCTTGCTAGGCCTGATAGTCGGCTACATCTTTAGCTTGATTCTAGGAATCGTGACTGGGCAGGAAATCGTTTCTTTTGCCAAGGTAGGAGAAGCTTCTTGGTTCCACCTTCCGCCCATGAGTCTGCCTTTCTTGGACTACGATGTGAAATTTTATCCTAGTGCGATTTTAACCATGGCGCCTATCGCCTTTGTAACCATGACAGAACACTTCGGGCATGTCATGGTACTGAATAGCTTGACAGGAAAGGACTTCTTCAAGGATCCAGGACTGGACAAGACCTTGACTGGTGATGGTCTGGCTCAGATTATTGCAGGGTTTTTCGGAGCACCGCCGGTGACTAGCTACGGAGAGAATATCGGAGTCATGGCGCTCAATAAAATCTACAGCGTCTATGTCATTGCAGGTGCAGCAGTGCTGGCTATTGTCATGAGCTTTGTGGGCAAGGTCTCAGCCTTACTCCAATCCATCCCGAGCCCTGTGCTGGGTGGTATTTCCATCGCTCTCTTTGGGGTAATTGCTTCGAGCGGTCTCAAAATTCTGATCGAAGCACAGACCAACTTTGACAATAAAAAGAACCTCTTGATTGCCAGTGTCATCTTGGTATCTGGTATCGGCGGTCTGACCTTGCAGCTGTCGGGTCTGCAAATCTCAGGAGTTGCCTTGTCAACTATTCTGGGAATTGTCCTCTATCTTGTCCTGCCTGAGCCCAAGGATTCAGCTAGGTAA